A window of Chanodichthys erythropterus isolate Z2021 chromosome 16, ASM2448905v1, whole genome shotgun sequence genomic DNA:
CTAAGCAAAAGAAAGTCCAAAGAGAGTTGAAATTAAACAGAATGAGCATGTTTCCCCTCTATATCTTTCTGTTATCTTTCTTTACCTTAACTTTACAAGAGGTAACGCTGATACAGTCTCATTCCAGTCTATGAGAAAACTGCCAATGAAGCCTTCAACTGTAATTTTAGAATTACTTGAAGACTGCAGTCAGTATTTTCTTAGAATACTATTAACCACAAGATTCTCTTGCAATTGAAGAGGAAAGTCAACACACAGCTTTCTGTGGGAAGTGTGTTTCACTGTGGTTCACAGACACTACAAATAGAACTTTCACTTTTCTCTGTTCAGTTTTAAATGCTATCTGAAGTTTTTATActtcacagttttttttttctttcttcaagtTGTTCCTGTTATGTgactaaaagattttttttttttttttttttttcctcacatgACACAGATTACCAGTTGAAATGCATTCCAAAGAGCATAATTTAAGACTTTGGATGATTTATTTCACACAACTACAAAATAcgaaaaaacaggaaaaaccCGCATGCCTGATGAAGATCATACGATCGAAACGTTGCTAATAAAGAACTTTTTTACTGTTTTGCAAGTTGATAGTGTGTGggtttttcctgttttttcgTATTTTGACTCTATACCAGTCCTTTTTTCCTAGGCACCTAGTACCTACAGGTGTGCAACGCTAATTGATCATTGATTGACAcaactacaaaataaaatataaagttttACATACTAAACATTGAATAAAATGACAATAAGCTGCATTGTTGCAAATCAGtaatacactgcgttccaaattattatgcaattgatatatcagtaagatttcagtacaataaacatttagattttagtttttctatgtgtttgtttgtttgtttatccatgtctttttagataactggtatcaatctcagacaaaataatttgccaggtctatggaaaccctacttacaggttgttccacattattaagcaagtcacagttctcatgcaatatggggaggaagaaagatctttctgaagatgaaagcatgaaatggtgcaatgttgtgcaaaaggcatgaaaacaactaatattgtgtgaaactgaatggagattatcaaattatcatgatttgtgagtgatttagagcacagcagaactcggtcaaataaaggcttattaatgaaagttcctgtcaaaaaaatgtattctataaaagggcagctataaaaaaagccagtgttgagcagcaaacaggtatttgaagctgctggtgtctctggagtcttgagaacCTCTCCATGCAGGTTGGCAGTTGTGcttaaagatgcattttagacaccactaaccaaacctcacaaagagaaacgtTTACAGggggtgtagaaatacaaacagttttattactgtggtgttttttgcagcatgggatagtgcatagtgcattgtacaatgcactatcctcctttttataccatagctgaaaatggacagttatgaactccacatatcttgcaaaagtcattttaataccctccatctcacttcccaatattccagcccaaatcatcgcTGCTAGCTCCTTGCTGACATCACAGTCTTGTTGGatcgtggtggccattcaccaaccatccaggaatccatccatttagaccatccagTAGTAGTACGGCATtattcagtgaataaaactatttaaaaatgagtcttcatgtatttctaaacccactgtaaatgtttctctttgtgaggtttggtttggagtggctgaaatgcatctttatgcacaactgccagcctgtatggagagcttcttgagactccagagacaccagcagcttcaaatacctgtttgctgctcaacactggctttttttatagctgcccttttaatttttttgacaggaactttcattaataagtctttatctgaccgagttctgctgtgctctaaatcactcacaaatcttatgataatttgatcatctccattcagtttcacacaatattagttgttttcatgccttttgcacatcattgcaccatttcatgcttttcatcttcaaaaagatctttcttcctccccatattgcatgagaactgtgacttgcttaataatgtggaacaacctctaagtagggtttccatagacctggcaaataaTTTGGTCTGAggttgataccagttatctaaaaagacatggataaataaacgactaaactaaaatctgaatgtttattgtacaggaatcttactgatttgtctcttgcataataatttggaacgcagtgtataaATGAAatctttaaaattataatatctCTCCTCGTCTCTTTACTGCCAAGTGTTCTCattaccactttttttttttttttaggcaaaAACAGTCAGAATAAACAAATCTTAATTAATTGCAgtgaaataataaaatggtAAGACAAAATGTACACCTGCTGAACATTTCTAACACACTTAATCTTTTCTCGCTGCACTCTCATTATAGGCTTCAGAATGGGGTGAATCTACAGATGTGCTTTGTGAATGACAGCAGCAGTGACAGGGACAGTGATGCAGAGGACAGCAGAACAGAGACCAGCCTGGACACCCCATTGTCACCTATGGTATACGGCATCATGAAAGTCTATTAAACAAAGTTGTTCTGCATTTTGAAACTGAAACTTTTGCAACTTAAAGCAGTTTttttctcgctctctctctctctctgtcttcctACAGAGTAAACAGAGTTCCTCTCTGTCTGACCGGGATACAGGAGAGGAAGACCTGGACACAGAGGATTCAGAATTCTGGCGGCTACAGCGGCGGCTGCAGGAGGAGGCACGTGTGGCTCTAGCTTTGGCCCGTCCCATGGCCCGCATGCAGGTGGAGGTGGAGAGACAGATTCAGCTACACCGCAGGTCCCCCGTGGCAGACCTGGTCAGTGAGACAAATGTCCAAGAATAGTCAAAGCTTATTTTATCCTCGCTTTAGTTTTCATTTAACCTCAGAGCGTTAactaataagaaaaaaaaaaacacaatacatTAAACTTGACTCAAATTTGTCCATGTGCTATAGTTACCACATCTGCCACACATCAGTGAGAGTCTAATGAAGAGGAGTCTGAGGCCTGTGGACCTGAGGGACATGAGTCTTGGTCAGTTACAGGTCATCACCAATGACCTGCACTCTCAAATTCAAGGTAAAGACAGgagacaaaaatattaaaaaaaagcagtttgacattccattatttatttatttatatttattcatattttatcgAATCGATAACAGTGGAAGACAAACATAATTCATTGTGGTAATTATAAATAAGTTGATATGACTTGTAATTGCATTGTAGGTCTGAATGAGGAGCTGGTTCAGCTGTTGCTCATGAGAGATGAACTACACATGGAGCAGGACGCCATGCTGGTAGATGTGGAGGATCTAACCAGGTTAGGCCTGTAACCCAATCAAAACGTGCACTTAaaatgcccctattatgctattttaaaggttcccaattttgttttggaggtctcctacaattggattacatgcatccaaggtaaaataaataaataaatacataaaaacctTTAGTTGTCTATAATATACACTgcagcatcacctcttttctcagtgtctgaaacggCTTGATaaaggattcagtctctctaaacccctcctttccgcAAGTCTACTTTACTTTGATTGGTCCGATGGCttagtctgttgtgattggtctaccgcttaCCGTGCGTATCAGAAACGAAACGCCTATTaacatatctgaatttcagctcttcctcagcacttgatacacagtgatacgaacACTGTTGGTTTTACAGTATCAATTCCAGCGTGAGTCCTTGTCTTTTGGAAAGGCGGTAAATTGGGATCGCAGCACtgaaaacagcgtcttctcgacaacacaaaccaaactattccaggcctcagctacaactacagtgtctGAGGGTGGGTCAAAGTAGTCACTGTTTGCAAGCAGCTAAtgattatgcaaatttgttgcAAACCTATGTAGGTTCAAGcaggaagtaagactggaattactgatggCTTGTTTTAGGCAGTACAGAAtgtgttctttcttttgggagacaataactccatttatctGCCCtctgatctttgaaactttgcagaccttttataGCTATAACACTACAtgaacattaaaggattagtatgtgactttcttctttctgataaacacaatcggagatattaataaatatcctgacgcatccgagcttcataatggcagtgagtggaatcaacaagtatgagctgaagaaagtgccttcatccaaatccatccatcataaacatgtactccacacagctccggagggttaaagggttagttcacccaaaaatgaaaatgtcattaatcactcaccctcatgtcgttctacagccGTAAGACGTTcgttcatcttccgaacacaaattaagatatttttgatgaaatccgatggcttcataaaggtgctaaaaacatattttaaacagttcatgtgagttcagtggttctttcttaatattataaagcatcaagagtactttttgtgtgccaaaaaacaaaataaagacttttcaacaatatctatatgggccgatttcaaaacactgcttcggagctttacgaatcgaatccgTGAATCGGAGGGCcaaaaagtcatgtgatttcagcatttTAGTCGTTTCATAGAAGATCTGAATCactaatttgaaacaaaagattcataaagctcagaagcttttgaaatcagcccatatagatattgttgaaaagtcgttatttagttttttggcgctgaaaaagtattcttgtcgccatcagatttcatcaacaatattttaatatgtgttccgaagatgaacgaaggtcttatgggtgtagaatgacatgagggtgagtaataaattacatttttacattttgaga
This region includes:
- the zgc:153615 gene encoding schwannomin-interacting protein 1 gives rise to the protein MVHQEKCVYQAQRNERESIRQKLALGSFYDDGPVIFTGCSKSSKNCLSSRLQNGVNLQMCFVNDSSSDRDSDAEDSRTETSLDTPLSPMSKQSSSLSDRDTGEEDLDTEDSEFWRLQRRLQEEARVALALARPMARMQVEVERQIQLHRRSPVADLLPHLPHISESLMKRSLRPVDLRDMSLGQLQVITNDLHSQIQGLNEELVQLLLMRDELHMEQDAMLVDVEDLTRHAHSQQRHMMEKSLAKGKAVCHGRCDSPF